In a single window of the Acipenser ruthenus chromosome 20, fAciRut3.2 maternal haplotype, whole genome shotgun sequence genome:
- the LOC117425944 gene encoding protein FAM43B has protein sequence MLPWKRSKFVLVEDEEKSKRKSLTTGLTYNSIISSFMRSCPDILPDYSFERLGSMFKSKRQKVELNKDAPTYTVRYLGNAVTLNAKGEGCTEDMVNKIWTKSEFGSQSTKMKLTLGPNGIRMSHFEKGSKKPGHFYLLHRITYCAADPRRPKILAWVYRHQIKHKAVVLRCHAVLVTKPDKAKAMALTLYQTSTSAFNEFKRLKRQNDFRHRQQQLLGEDIIPLMPIRKLLNGQCHYRPPVDKSRSASRLSLIFEEEEEEEEEEEIQEHPQNEPLTNNAYNKSKQQKSQLTECLQH, from the coding sequence ATGCTACCCTGGAAAAGGAGCAAGTTTGTGCTGGTGGAGGACGAGGAGAAATCTAAGCGCAAGAGTCTGACTACAGGATTAACCTATAACTCCATCATCTCCTCTTTCATGCGCTCCTGCCCGGACATTCTCCCTGACTACTCCTTCGAACGGCTGGGAAGCATGTTCAAAAGCAAACGACAGAAAGTGGAGCTGAACAAGGATGCCCCGACTTACACAGTGCGCTACCTGGGGAACGCTGTGACCCTGAATGCCAAGGGAGAGGGCTGTACGGAGGACATGGTCAACAAAATCTGGACCAAAAGCGAGTTCGGCAGCCAGAGCACCAAAATGAAATTAACTCTGGGACCAAACGGAATCAGGATGAGCCACTTCGAAAAGGGATCTAAAAAACCTGGACACTTCTACCTTTTACACAGGATTACCTACTGCGCAGCTGACCCCCGGAGACCGAAGATACTAGCCTGGGTTTACAGGCACCAGATCAAACACAAGGCAGTGGTGCTTCGGTGCCACGCTGTGCTGGTCACCAAACCGGACAAGGCGAAAGCTATGGCTCTGACCCTCTATCAGACTTCCACCTCTGCCTTCAATGAGTTCAAAAGGCTGAAGAGGCAGAATGATTTCAGGCACAGGCAGCAGCAGCTGTTAGGGGAGGACATTATTCCCTTGATGCCCATTAGGAAATTACTTAATGGACAGTGCCACTACAGGCCACCAGTGGACAAGAGCAGAAGTGCCAGCAGACTGAGCTTAATAttcgaggaggaggaggaagaggaagaggaggaggagatacAGGAGCACCCCCAAAATGAGCCCCTGACAAACAACGCTTATAATAAGAGTAAGCAGCAAAAAAGTCAATTAACTGAATGCTTGCAGCATTAG